The Brachyhypopomus gauderio isolate BG-103 chromosome 1, BGAUD_0.2, whole genome shotgun sequence genome includes a window with the following:
- the LOC143525465 gene encoding signaling lymphocytic activation molecule-like isoform X2, with the protein MTTNTWTLLITCLRVTFTSVSAERTVVNSVVRTSLTFPTRVPLSGNILYEGKTIGQVFNKVTDTDTVERFKNRLHWDIHTGLFTLTDLNTGDSGVYTVESIKDPYVEVEYQLEVYETVSVPNVTATHSSPDNNLCSLLCSVRNVRGLSLFWYKGNMIINHTGNSSLNATVYLPLEIQNPDNDSFTCVASNPFSNKTTTFDITTHCLHSPAVEDRTHYIVAAVLSTVFVVAAVVVAVFLKRRRWVKESSHYTEVMYRYTRPAS; encoded by the exons ATGACAACTAACACATGGACTCTGCTTATCACTTGCTTAAGGG TGACGTTCACCAGCGTTTCAGCTGAGAGGACAGTAGTGAACAGTGTTGTGAGGACATCTCTTACCTTCCCTACCAGAGTGCCTCTTAGTGGGAATATACTATATGAAGGCAAAACCATTGGACAAGTGTTCAATAAagtcacagacacagacactgttGAGAGGTTTAAGAATCGTCTCCACTGGGACATTCACACTGGGCTCTTCACTCTCACAGACCTAAACACAGGAGACTCGGGTGTTTATACTGTAGAGAGTATAAAAGACCCTTATGTAGAGGTGGAATATCAACTGGAGGTGTATG aAACTGTATCAGTACCTAATGTGACAGCCACCCACAGTTCTCCAGATAATAACCTCTGCTCATTACTGTGTTCAGTGAGGAATGTGAGAGGACTCAGTCTCTTTTGGTATAAAGGCAACAtgataataaaccacacaggaAACTCCAGCTTGAATGCCACAGTGTATCTTCCTCTGGAAATTCAGAATCCAGATAATGACAGCTTCACATGTGTGGCTTCAAACCCATTCAGCAACAAGACAACCACATTCGACAttaccacacactgtctccACAGTCCTG CTGTTGAAGACCGTACTCACTACATCGTCGCGGCAGTTCTCTCTAcggtttttgttgtagctgcaGTTGTGGTTGCTGTGTTTctgaagaggaggagatgggtaAAGGAGTCCAGTCACTACACAGAAG tcATGTACCGGTATACAAGACCTGCTTCCTAA
- the LOC143525425 gene encoding SLAM family member 5-like isoform X1: MKIWLQRTRWTLLFLCVSVMFTSTSAERTVVNSVVGTSLTFPTWVPLSGSIQYEGRTIGQVLNKVIDTDTVERFKNRLHWDIQTGLFTLTDLNTGDSGAYTVESLKDPYVKVEYQLEVYETVSVPNVTATHSSPDKNLCSLLCSVRNVRGLSLFWYKGNVKINHTGNSSLNAIVYLPLEIENSDNDSFTCVASNPISNKTTTVNITTHCLHSPAGEDRTHYIVGAVLSTVFVVAAVVVAVFLRRRRWIKESSHYTEGRVGCDDKVDIKLLLLFTIVTFTTKTKSGFRTGQYGRTHTRLCDPGPGTVACRSTVRLASVSAPTVPGPGSVNRARARFEEVGQGTIHVDSGTVRF, encoded by the exons ATGAAGATATGGTTACAGCGTACACGATGGACTCTGCTTTTCCTCTGTGTATCAG TGATGTTCACCAGCACTTCAGCTGAGAGGACAGTAGTGAACAGTGTTGTGGGGACGTCTCTTACCTTCCCTACCTGGGTGCCTCTTAGTGGGAGTATACAATATGAAGGCAGAACCATTGGACAAGTGTTAAATAAAGTCATAGACACAGACACTGTTGAGAGGTTTAAGAATCGTCTCCACTGGGACATTCAGACTGGGCTCTTCACTCTCACAGACCTGAACACAGGAGACTCGGGTGCTTATACTGTAGAGAGTTTAAAAGACCCTTATGTAAAGGTGGAATATCAACTGGAGGTGTATG AAACTGTATCAGTACCTAATGTGACAGCCACCCACAGTTCTCCAGATAAGAACCTCTGCTCATTACTGTGTTCAGTGAGGAATGTGAGAGGACTCAGTCTCTTTTGGTATAAAGGCAACGTCAAAATAAACCACACAGGAAACTCCAGCTTGAATGCCATAGTGTATCTTCCTCTGGAAATTGAGAATTCAGATAATGACAGCTTCACATGTGTGGCTTCAAACCCAATCAGCAACAAGACAACCACAGTCAACAttaccacacactgtctccACAGTCCTG CTGGTGAAGACCGTACTCACTACATCGTCGGGGCAGTTCTCTCTAcggtttttgttgtagctgcaGTTGTGGTTGCTGTGTTTctcaggaggaggagatggataAAGGAGTCCAGTCACTACACAGAAGGCAG GGTTGGATGTGATGACAAAGTGGACATAAAGTTACTATTACTGTTCACAATTGTCACTTTCACTACAAAAACCAAGAGTGGATTCAGGACTGGCCAGTatgggcgtactcacactaggctctgtgatccgggcccgggcacggttgcctgccgaagcacggttcgtttggctagtgtgagcgctccaaccgtgcccgggcccggatcagttaaccgtgctcgggcccgctttgaagaggtgggccagggcacgattcatgtggactcgggcacggttcgcttctag
- the LOC143525425 gene encoding SLAM family member 5-like isoform X2, which yields MKIWLQRTRWTLLFLCVSVMFTSTSAERTVVNSVVGTSLTFPTWVPLSGSIQYEGRTIGQVLNKVIDTDTVERFKNRLHWDIQTGLFTLTDLNTGDSGAYTVESLKDPYVKVEYQLEVYETVSVPNVTATHSSPDKNLCSLLCSVRNVRGLSLFWYKGNVKINHTGNSSLNAIVYLPLEIENSDNDSFTCVASNPISNKTTTVNITTHCLHSPAGEDRTHYIVGAVLSTVFVVAAVVVAVFLRRRRWIKESSHYTEDPSATEGPQGEVQYSVITHRTDSQAHIHESFPEESHRLTTIYDQIQPCN from the exons ATGAAGATATGGTTACAGCGTACACGATGGACTCTGCTTTTCCTCTGTGTATCAG TGATGTTCACCAGCACTTCAGCTGAGAGGACAGTAGTGAACAGTGTTGTGGGGACGTCTCTTACCTTCCCTACCTGGGTGCCTCTTAGTGGGAGTATACAATATGAAGGCAGAACCATTGGACAAGTGTTAAATAAAGTCATAGACACAGACACTGTTGAGAGGTTTAAGAATCGTCTCCACTGGGACATTCAGACTGGGCTCTTCACTCTCACAGACCTGAACACAGGAGACTCGGGTGCTTATACTGTAGAGAGTTTAAAAGACCCTTATGTAAAGGTGGAATATCAACTGGAGGTGTATG AAACTGTATCAGTACCTAATGTGACAGCCACCCACAGTTCTCCAGATAAGAACCTCTGCTCATTACTGTGTTCAGTGAGGAATGTGAGAGGACTCAGTCTCTTTTGGTATAAAGGCAACGTCAAAATAAACCACACAGGAAACTCCAGCTTGAATGCCATAGTGTATCTTCCTCTGGAAATTGAGAATTCAGATAATGACAGCTTCACATGTGTGGCTTCAAACCCAATCAGCAACAAGACAACCACAGTCAACAttaccacacactgtctccACAGTCCTG CTGGTGAAGACCGTACTCACTACATCGTCGGGGCAGTTCTCTCTAcggtttttgttgtagctgcaGTTGTGGTTGCTGTGTTTctcaggaggaggagatggataAAGGAGTCCAGTCACTACACAGAAG ACCCATCTGCAACTGAAGGGCCACAGGGTGAGGTGCAGTATTCTGTGATAACTCACAGAACTGATTCTCAG GCACATATACATGAATCTTTCCCTGAGGAGTCGCATAGACTAACAACAATTTATGACCAAATTCAGCCCTGTAACTAA
- the LOC143525425 gene encoding SLAM family member 5-like isoform X3, with the protein MKIWLQRTRWTLLFLCVSVMFTSTSAERTVVNSVVGTSLTFPTWVPLSGSIQYEGRTIGQVLNKVIDTDTVERFKNRLHWDIQTGLFTLTDLNTGDSGAYTVESLKDPYVKVEYQLEVYETVSVPNVTATHSSPDKNLCSLLCSVRNVRGLSLFWYKGNVKINHTGNSSLNAIVYLPLEIENSDNDSFTCVASNPISNKTTTVNITTHCLHSPAGEDRTHYIVGAVLSTVFVVAAVVVAVFLRRRRWIKESSHYTEGRHIYMNLSLRSRID; encoded by the exons ATGAAGATATGGTTACAGCGTACACGATGGACTCTGCTTTTCCTCTGTGTATCAG TGATGTTCACCAGCACTTCAGCTGAGAGGACAGTAGTGAACAGTGTTGTGGGGACGTCTCTTACCTTCCCTACCTGGGTGCCTCTTAGTGGGAGTATACAATATGAAGGCAGAACCATTGGACAAGTGTTAAATAAAGTCATAGACACAGACACTGTTGAGAGGTTTAAGAATCGTCTCCACTGGGACATTCAGACTGGGCTCTTCACTCTCACAGACCTGAACACAGGAGACTCGGGTGCTTATACTGTAGAGAGTTTAAAAGACCCTTATGTAAAGGTGGAATATCAACTGGAGGTGTATG AAACTGTATCAGTACCTAATGTGACAGCCACCCACAGTTCTCCAGATAAGAACCTCTGCTCATTACTGTGTTCAGTGAGGAATGTGAGAGGACTCAGTCTCTTTTGGTATAAAGGCAACGTCAAAATAAACCACACAGGAAACTCCAGCTTGAATGCCATAGTGTATCTTCCTCTGGAAATTGAGAATTCAGATAATGACAGCTTCACATGTGTGGCTTCAAACCCAATCAGCAACAAGACAACCACAGTCAACAttaccacacactgtctccACAGTCCTG CTGGTGAAGACCGTACTCACTACATCGTCGGGGCAGTTCTCTCTAcggtttttgttgtagctgcaGTTGTGGTTGCTGTGTTTctcaggaggaggagatggataAAGGAGTCCAGTCACTACACAGAAGGCAG GCACATATACATGAATCTTTCCCTGAGGAGTCGCATAGACTAA
- the LOC143525425 gene encoding SLAM family member 5-like isoform X4, producing MKIWLQRTRWTLLFLCVSVMFTSTSAERTVVNSVVGTSLTFPTWVPLSGSIQYEGRTIGQVLNKVIDTDTVERFKNRLHWDIQTGLFTLTDLNTGDSGAYTVESLKDPYVKVEYQLEVYETVSVPNVTATHSSPDKNLCSLLCSVRNVRGLSLFWYKGNVKINHTGNSSLNAIVYLPLEIENSDNDSFTCVASNPISNKTTTVNITTHCLHSPAGEDRTHYIVGAVLSTVFVVAAVVVAVFLRRRRWIKESSHYTEGTYT from the exons ATGAAGATATGGTTACAGCGTACACGATGGACTCTGCTTTTCCTCTGTGTATCAG TGATGTTCACCAGCACTTCAGCTGAGAGGACAGTAGTGAACAGTGTTGTGGGGACGTCTCTTACCTTCCCTACCTGGGTGCCTCTTAGTGGGAGTATACAATATGAAGGCAGAACCATTGGACAAGTGTTAAATAAAGTCATAGACACAGACACTGTTGAGAGGTTTAAGAATCGTCTCCACTGGGACATTCAGACTGGGCTCTTCACTCTCACAGACCTGAACACAGGAGACTCGGGTGCTTATACTGTAGAGAGTTTAAAAGACCCTTATGTAAAGGTGGAATATCAACTGGAGGTGTATG AAACTGTATCAGTACCTAATGTGACAGCCACCCACAGTTCTCCAGATAAGAACCTCTGCTCATTACTGTGTTCAGTGAGGAATGTGAGAGGACTCAGTCTCTTTTGGTATAAAGGCAACGTCAAAATAAACCACACAGGAAACTCCAGCTTGAATGCCATAGTGTATCTTCCTCTGGAAATTGAGAATTCAGATAATGACAGCTTCACATGTGTGGCTTCAAACCCAATCAGCAACAAGACAACCACAGTCAACAttaccacacactgtctccACAGTCCTG CTGGTGAAGACCGTACTCACTACATCGTCGGGGCAGTTCTCTCTAcggtttttgttgtagctgcaGTTGTGGTTGCTGTGTTTctcaggaggaggagatggataAAGGAGTCCAGTCACTACACAGAAG GCACATATACATGA
- the LOC143525465 gene encoding signaling lymphocytic activation molecule-like isoform X1 — MTTNTWTLLITCLRVTFTSVSAERTVVNSVVRTSLTFPTRVPLSGNILYEGKTIGQVFNKVTDTDTVERFKNRLHWDIHTGLFTLTDLNTGDSGVYTVESIKDPYVEVEYQLEVYETVSVPNVTATHSSPDNNLCSLLCSVRNVRGLSLFWYKGNMIINHTGNSSLNATVYLPLEIQNPDNDSFTCVASNPFSNKTTTFDITTHCLHSPAVEDRTHYIVAAVLSTVFVVAAVVVAVFLKRRRWVKESSHYTEGSHVPVYKTCFLNEIPERVTEKEPFHSKQI, encoded by the exons ATGACAACTAACACATGGACTCTGCTTATCACTTGCTTAAGGG TGACGTTCACCAGCGTTTCAGCTGAGAGGACAGTAGTGAACAGTGTTGTGAGGACATCTCTTACCTTCCCTACCAGAGTGCCTCTTAGTGGGAATATACTATATGAAGGCAAAACCATTGGACAAGTGTTCAATAAagtcacagacacagacactgttGAGAGGTTTAAGAATCGTCTCCACTGGGACATTCACACTGGGCTCTTCACTCTCACAGACCTAAACACAGGAGACTCGGGTGTTTATACTGTAGAGAGTATAAAAGACCCTTATGTAGAGGTGGAATATCAACTGGAGGTGTATG aAACTGTATCAGTACCTAATGTGACAGCCACCCACAGTTCTCCAGATAATAACCTCTGCTCATTACTGTGTTCAGTGAGGAATGTGAGAGGACTCAGTCTCTTTTGGTATAAAGGCAACAtgataataaaccacacaggaAACTCCAGCTTGAATGCCACAGTGTATCTTCCTCTGGAAATTCAGAATCCAGATAATGACAGCTTCACATGTGTGGCTTCAAACCCATTCAGCAACAAGACAACCACATTCGACAttaccacacactgtctccACAGTCCTG CTGTTGAAGACCGTACTCACTACATCGTCGCGGCAGTTCTCTCTAcggtttttgttgtagctgcaGTTGTGGTTGCTGTGTTTctgaagaggaggagatgggtaAAGGAGTCCAGTCACTACACAGAAGGCAG tcATGTACCGGTATACAAGACCTGCTTCCTAAATGAGATTCCTGAACGAGTCACGGAAAAAGAGCCCTTTCATTCAAAACAAATctag